From the genome of Vicia villosa cultivar HV-30 ecotype Madison, WI linkage group LG2, Vvil1.0, whole genome shotgun sequence, one region includes:
- the LOC131646610 gene encoding putative gamma-glutamylcyclotransferase At3g02910: MAKAKPNLIFAYGTLKRGFPNHGLMEDLKTKDDAVFIDTSHTKDPHPLVVGPHGVPYLINLPGSGHRVKGEIYAVSDDAVVRLDEFEGVKNGYYERIPVVVVRHGGERVKAEAYFGHRSFGEILWKTKGQVGLIEYGENEAKEHVRREDRPGRRNSILDILIH, encoded by the coding sequence ATGGCGAAGGCGAAACCCAACTTGATCTTCGCATACGGCACATTGAAACGAGGATTTCCAAACCATGGTTTAATGGAAGATCTGAAAACCAAAGACGACGCCGTTTTTATTGATACATCTCACACAAAGGATCCCCATCCTCTGGTCGTTGGACCCCACGGGGTACCGTACTTGATCAACTTACCCGGGTCGGGTCACCGGGTGAAGGGCGAGATTTACGCTGTGTCGGATGATGCGGTGGTTAGACTCGACGAATTCGAAGGTGTGAAAAATGGGTACTACGAACGGATTCCGGTAGTGGTTGTGAGACATGGTGGGGAGAGGGTGAAGGCGGAAGCATATTTTGGGCATAGAAGCTTTGGGGAGATTTTGTGGAAGACGAAGGGTCAAGTTGGGTTGATAGAATATGGGGAAAATGAAGCGAAGGAGCATGTGAGGAGAGAGGATAGACCAGGTCGCAGAAACAGCATTCTTGACATCTTAATTCATTAG